The Candidatus Krumholzibacteriia bacterium genomic sequence GGTCGACAAGATCCGCATCCGACTTGCTCGTGCGCTTGGTGATGCTCAACTGCTCAAAAGAGCAGAAGGCCTTCAGAAGCTTGGCATCGCTGTCGTAGCCGACCGCGCGCAGGAGGATCGTTACCGGAAGTTTCTTCTTCCGGTCGATGTGGACGAACATCGTGTCGTTGATGTCGGTGGTAAACTCAACCCAGCTTCCACGATAGGGAATGATCCGGGCGCTGTAGAGCAGTTTGCCGTTGGGGTGAACCGATTCGCTGAAGAAGACTCCCGGTGAACGGTGCAACTGACTGACAATGACGCGCTCGGCGCCATTGATCACGAAGGTTCCCTTGCTCGTAAGCAGGGGAAGCTCTCCGAGATAGACCTCGGACTCGATGATGTCCTTGACGCGCGACTCGGTCTCTCCCTCGGGAGTTTCCTTGACGATAAGACGCAGGCGCGATTTCAGGGGAGCCACAAAGGTCAGGTCGCGCTCCTGACACTCTTCCACGGAGTACTTGGGCTCACCTACTGAGTAGTCCAGATACTCCAGGATAAAGTCGCTGCGAGCCGACTCAATCGGAAACACCGACTCGAACACCGCCTGAAGTCCCTCATTCTTCCGCTGTCTCGATGCAGTGCGCGACTGCAGGAAGTTATTGAAAGACTCGACCTGCACTGCAAGCAGGTCGGGGATCTCCATGACGGGAGTCAGTTTCGAATAGTTACGCCTGGAACTGTTCTCGGGAATTCCCACCTTGGCCTCCGAAGGTCTCGGTACAAGAAAAGGATGGACATGCCCGGAGAGTTTCCTCCGGGCAGCGTCCAGAAATCAGGGGAACCGTCGAACTACTTGACTTCGACGACCGCTCCAGCTTCCTCGAGCTGAGTCTTGAAGCCATCGGCTTCATCCTTGGAGACCGCTTCCTTGACGGATTTGGGCGCTCCATCGACCAGCTCCTTGGCTTCCTTCAGTCCCAGGCCCGTGATGGCGCGAACCACCTTGATCACCTGGATCTTCTTGTCGCCTGCGGCGGAAAGGACCACATCAAACTCGGTCTTCTCTTCCGCTGCGTCCTCCCCGCCACCGGCGGCGGGCATGGCCATCGCCATGGGGGCGGCAGCCGTAACACCAAACTTGTCTTCCAGGGCCTTTACGAGCTCTGAGAGCTCCATGACGGAGAGTTCCTCCACCTGGCCGACGATGGTTTCGATCTTCTCGGACATTTCAGTCTCCTCATTTCGCCTGCGAACCGGACCTTGCCGGAAGGGCGGGTCTGGGCCGCTAGGCGGCGTTTTCCTTCTGTTTTGCAATCTGGTCGAGTGCGTTCACGAGATTCGCCAGGTTGGCGTTCAGCACACGGGCCAGCCCCGAAATCGGAGCCTGCAGTGTGCCAACCACCATTCCGAGCAGTTCTTTGCGCCCCGGCAGGGAAGCAAGAGCCTCCACGCCGCTGGCATCAATGGCCTGCCCGTCAACATAGCCACCCTTGAAAGAGAGCTTCTGGAATTCCTTCTGGAAGTCCCGAAGCACCTTTGCGGGTGCGGTGAAATCATCGCTGTATGCCACTGCGGTCGGCCCGGCGAAATGATCGCCAAGCCCCTCCATGCCCGCCTTCTCGGCG encodes the following:
- the rplJ gene encoding 50S ribosomal protein L10 → MPNAEKVALVETIATQLEASNSLVLCDFMGIDVAEISELRKRCRESGVTFQVIKNTLLSRAAEKAGMEGLGDHFAGPTAVAYSDDFTAPAKVLRDFQKEFQKLSFKGGYVDGQAIDASGVEALASLPGRKELLGMVVGTLQAPISGLARVLNANLANLVNALDQIAKQKENAA
- the rplL gene encoding 50S ribosomal protein L7/L12, which encodes MSEKIETIVGQVEELSVMELSELVKALEDKFGVTAAAPMAMAMPAAGGGEDAAEEKTEFDVVLSAAGDKKIQVIKVVRAITGLGLKEAKELVDGAPKSVKEAVSKDEADGFKTQLEEAGAVVEVK